In Hydra vulgaris chromosome 06, alternate assembly HydraT2T_AEP, a genomic segment contains:
- the LOC136081000 gene encoding uncharacterized protein LOC136081000 codes for MPWLKGELFQNQNTKLNSTSKTGRPEKEWIECSLKTKRRKVSSLAKTHTTEELAEAAVVRAKLSPGKSDLGENIKMFSKDLSGQTYQPDNYQPAMMSADQALSLVISLICRNHSM; via the exons atGCCTTGGTTAAAGGGTGAGTTGTTTCAGAATCAAAATACTAAACTTAATTCAACTTCAAAAACTGGACGACCAGAAAAAGAATGGATAGAGtgttcattaaaaacaaaaaggagGAAAGTTTCCAG tttggcTAAAACTCATACAACTGAAGAATTAGCAGAAGCTGCTGTTGTACGTGCAAAATTAAGCCCTGGAAAATCTGATTTGGGAGagaatattaaaatgttttctaaagaTCTATCAGGCCAAACTTACCAACCTGATAATTATCAGCCAGCTATGATGTCTGCAGATCAAGCTTTATCACTTGTGATAAGCTTGATCTGCAGAAATCACTCAATGTGA